The following coding sequences lie in one Candidatus Bipolaricaulota bacterium genomic window:
- a CDS encoding FxsA family protein: protein MPFLFFLFACVELFGLIKIGQLIGGAPILGEIILTGVIGVILLRLGAGNAVAGMMVSLLAGQFSLQQILHRRALRFLLAGVLLLVPGLLTDLAGIVLLATYFIPSRKRAGADDVIDVEYEVHDDRSRQ, encoded by the coding sequence ATGCCGTTTCTTTTCTTTTTGTTCGCCTGCGTGGAGCTGTTTGGTCTGATCAAGATCGGTCAGTTGATCGGCGGAGCCCCGATCCTCGGCGAGATCATCCTCACCGGGGTGATCGGGGTGATCCTCCTGCGGCTCGGGGCCGGGAATGCGGTCGCCGGGATGATGGTCAGCCTCCTCGCCGGGCAGTTCTCGCTTCAGCAGATCCTGCACCGCCGTGCCCTCCGGTTCCTCCTCGCCGGGGTCCTCCTCCTCGTCCCCGGCCTGCTCACCGACCTCGCCGGGATCGTCCTCCTCGCCACCTACTTCATCCCTTCCCGAAAACGGGCGGGTGCGGACGACGTGATCGACGTCGAGTACGAGGTGCACGACGACCGGTCCCGCCAGTAG
- the dprA gene encoding DNA-processing protein DprA, with product MEDERRYLIGLNLIPELSPRRMGILLSHFSSPREIWTAPAAALEELPGFSSVAARIAAARDEGAIDRELARAERIGARIITLLDPEYPPLLREIEDPPAVLYASGGGIPDFRRGIAIVGTRRASGYGRTVAHQLAAELARLGIVIVSGLAVGIDTAAHRGAVDGGGTTVAVLGSGLGHIYPAANVRLAREIEREGGLILSEFPIDTRPAKWTFPQRNRIISGLSRGVVVVEAPERSGALITARLAAEQGREVFAVPGPITSTSSRGTNRLIQDGARPVLAAADVISEFPDLKSLLHPARSEEGAEVPSLTPTEQRVYEMIGLEPTHIDDIIAAGNISPTEAAHTLLMLQMKDLIREVEGRRYIKRP from the coding sequence ATGGAAGACGAGCGCAGGTACTTGATCGGACTGAACCTGATCCCGGAGCTTTCCCCGCGGCGGATGGGGATCCTCCTCTCTCACTTCTCCTCCCCGCGGGAGATCTGGACCGCCCCGGCCGCGGCCCTGGAGGAGCTTCCCGGCTTCTCCTCCGTCGCCGCTCGGATCGCCGCCGCCCGCGACGAGGGGGCGATCGACCGCGAGCTCGCCCGGGCGGAAAGGATCGGCGCCCGGATCATCACCCTGCTCGATCCGGAGTACCCGCCCCTCCTGCGCGAGATCGAGGATCCCCCGGCCGTCCTCTACGCAAGCGGCGGAGGAATCCCCGATTTCCGGCGCGGGATCGCGATCGTGGGGACAAGGCGGGCGAGCGGATACGGGAGGACAGTGGCACACCAGCTTGCAGCAGAGCTGGCGCGGCTCGGGATCGTCATCGTCAGCGGGCTCGCCGTGGGGATCGATACCGCCGCTCATCGCGGTGCAGTTGACGGCGGAGGGACGACCGTCGCCGTACTCGGGTCCGGACTCGGCCACATCTACCCGGCGGCGAACGTCCGCCTCGCCCGGGAGATCGAGAGAGAAGGCGGCCTGATCCTGAGCGAGTTTCCAATTGATACCCGCCCGGCCAAGTGGACGTTCCCGCAGCGGAACAGGATCATCTCCGGCCTGAGCCGCGGGGTGGTCGTGGTCGAGGCCCCGGAGCGAAGCGGTGCCTTGATCACCGCCCGCCTCGCCGCCGAGCAGGGACGGGAGGTATTCGCGGTCCCGGGCCCGATCACGAGCACCTCCAGCCGAGGGACGAACCGGCTGATCCAGGACGGAGCGCGCCCCGTGCTCGCGGCCGCTGATGTCATCTCGGAATTTCCCGACCTCAAGTCCCTCCTTCACCCGGCCCGGTCCGAGGAGGGAGCTGAGGTTCCCTCCCTCACCCCGACGGAACAGCGGGTGTACGAGATGATCGGCCTTGAACCGACCCACATTGACGATATCATTGCTGCAGGGAACATTTCCCCCACCGAGGCGGCGCATACCCTCCTGATGCTGCAGATGAAGGATCTGATCCGGGAGGTGGAGGGACGCCGTTATATCAAGAGGCCGTAG
- the ndk gene encoding nucleoside-diphosphate kinase, whose amino-acid sequence MQRTLVLCKPDAVQRGLVGRIISRFEDKGLKIVGMKMLTVGEALAHEHYQEHAKKPFFSELVSFITSSPIVALAIEGDNAVEVVRGLMGATNPQAAAPGTIRGDFGLNLTKNLVHGSDSVASATRELGLFFDETELHDYELTIGSWM is encoded by the coding sequence ATCCAACGTACTTTGGTGTTATGCAAGCCTGATGCGGTGCAGCGGGGATTGGTCGGGAGGATCATCTCTCGGTTCGAGGACAAGGGGCTGAAGATCGTGGGGATGAAGATGCTCACTGTCGGGGAGGCCCTTGCCCACGAGCATTACCAGGAACATGCGAAAAAGCCGTTCTTCTCCGAGCTCGTCTCGTTCATCACCTCCTCCCCGATCGTCGCGCTGGCGATCGAGGGGGACAACGCGGTCGAGGTCGTGCGGGGACTGATGGGGGCGACCAACCCCCAGGCGGCGGCTCCGGGGACGATCCGCGGCGACTTCGGGCTGAACCTGACCAAGAACCTCGTGCACGGATCGGACTCCGTCGCCTCGGCGACCCGCGAGCTCGGGCTGTTCTTCGACGAAACCGAGCTGCACGACTACGAACTCACAATAGGAAGCTGGATGTGA